From the Maioricimonas rarisocia genome, one window contains:
- a CDS encoding sodium:solute symporter gives MQALPTVDIAVLVIYVTAVVAYGSWFVRKSGTTEEFMAAGRSLPGWAVGMSIFGTYLSSNTFLGVPGKAYGTNWNSFVFSLSLPIAAMIAVAWFVPFYRNSGQISAYEHFEKRFGLWARTYAVICYLLAQIARTGTVLFGVSLAMQPLLGWDLRLMIIGTGIIVTMYTLLGGIEAVIWTDVMQSMVLMVGAVVVTGLLLFGMPEGPMQAIEIAREADKFSLGSFSTTLTESTFWVVLIYGLFINLNNFGIDQSFIQRYHTAKSDADAARSVWLGALLYVPISLLFFFIGSSLFAYYQTHPDRLDEVRMQVAEERLVAEGIPADSERVRELASELTPEDIGDKVLPNFIVNKLPTGMAGLLIAAIFAAAMSSIDTSLNSSATILLSDIYKRYVNPDVDEKGSMRVLYAGTLLWGTLGTGAALAMIGVKSVLDAWWELQGIFAGALLGLFLLGLIVRKADNVAATIAVVLGVLSLVWLTFSPRLPDEYDWLRNSLHANLTIVAGTLSIFLVGLIVSFFRKETS, from the coding sequence GTGCAGGCACTTCCCACCGTCGACATTGCGGTGCTCGTGATCTACGTCACCGCAGTGGTCGCTTACGGGAGCTGGTTCGTCCGCAAGAGCGGCACGACCGAAGAATTCATGGCCGCCGGACGGTCGCTGCCGGGTTGGGCGGTCGGGATGTCGATCTTCGGCACATACCTGAGCAGCAACACGTTCCTGGGCGTTCCGGGTAAGGCGTACGGCACGAACTGGAATTCGTTCGTCTTCAGCCTGTCGCTGCCGATTGCCGCGATGATCGCGGTCGCGTGGTTCGTGCCGTTCTATCGCAACAGCGGGCAGATCTCGGCCTACGAACACTTCGAGAAGCGGTTCGGCCTGTGGGCCCGCACATACGCCGTCATCTGCTATCTGCTGGCCCAGATCGCTCGAACGGGAACCGTTCTGTTCGGCGTGTCGCTGGCGATGCAGCCGCTGCTCGGCTGGGACCTGCGGCTGATGATCATCGGGACCGGCATTATCGTCACGATGTACACCCTGCTGGGGGGCATCGAGGCGGTCATCTGGACCGACGTCATGCAGAGCATGGTGCTGATGGTCGGCGCGGTCGTCGTTACCGGTCTGCTGCTGTTCGGCATGCCCGAAGGCCCGATGCAGGCGATCGAAATCGCCCGGGAGGCGGACAAATTCAGTCTGGGGAGCTTCTCCACCACACTGACGGAGTCCACGTTCTGGGTGGTGCTCATCTACGGGCTGTTCATCAATCTGAACAATTTCGGCATCGACCAGAGCTTTATCCAGCGTTACCACACGGCGAAAAGTGACGCCGATGCGGCCCGCTCGGTCTGGCTGGGAGCCCTGCTGTACGTGCCGATCTCGCTGCTGTTCTTCTTCATCGGAAGCAGCCTGTTCGCATACTATCAGACGCATCCCGATCGGCTTGACGAGGTGCGGATGCAGGTCGCCGAAGAACGACTCGTCGCGGAAGGGATCCCCGCCGACAGCGAGCGGGTGCGGGAACTGGCGTCTGAGCTGACGCCGGAGGACATCGGCGACAAGGTGCTCCCCAACTTCATCGTCAACAAGCTGCCGACGGGCATGGCGGGACTGCTGATCGCGGCGATCTTCGCAGCGGCGATGAGCAGTATCGACACGAGTCTGAACAGTTCCGCGACGATTCTGCTCTCGGATATCTACAAGCGATACGTCAATCCGGACGTCGATGAAAAGGGCTCGATGCGTGTGCTGTACGCCGGCACCTTGCTGTGGGGGACACTGGGGACCGGCGCAGCATTGGCGATGATCGGCGTCAAAAGCGTGCTCGATGCGTGGTGGGAGCTGCAGGGAATCTTTGCCGGGGCGCTGCTCGGACTGTTTCTGCTTGGCCTGATCGTCCGCAAAGCCGACAATGTCGCTGCAACGATTGCGGTTGTGCTGGGCGTCCTGTCGCTCGTCTGGCTCACGTTCTCGCCGCGGCTGCCCGATGAGTACGACTGGCTGCGTAACTCGCTGCACGCGAACCTGACGATCGTCGCCGGCACACTGTCGATCTTCCTGGTCGGCCTGATCGTCTCATTCTTCCGAAAAGAAACGTCATGA
- a CDS encoding formylmethanofuran dehydrogenase subunit A encodes MGLLRITGGTVYDPANDIDGEVRDVWIDNGKVIEAPTDAERRPDKTVDATGMVVMPGGVDMHCHIAGPKVNAARKMRPEEKRVSEPVRRGPYTRSGTTGSVPSTFATGYLYAGLGYTAAFDAAVPPLAARHVHEELHDTPIIDKGFYVLMGNNHYVMHQVAKNEPDRLRAYVAWLLGAAKGYAVKLVNPGGVEVWKTTGGNARTIDDSVTHFDVSPRQIIREVARTVDELKLPHRTHIHCNNLGLPGNWVTTKQTMESLEGHRGHLTHIQFHSYGGDPDDQDTFHSKVPELVEYVNTHENLTVDVGQVMFGETTSMTGDGPLGYFLHQIFHRKWFSADTEMEAGCGIVPVEYKNKSLVHALQWAIGLEWYLLAADPWRIAMSTDHPNGGSFLAYPEIIALLMDRGRRQDVLAQVPAAVKERCTLADITREYTLREITIITRAAPARMLGLTQKGHLGPGADGDVTIYQPEDDIQRMFELPRYVIHGGEIVVDDGQIQPHTDGRLLHVEPSYDEACLPDIQEWFEKNYSIQFRNYPVDISYLHEHEVIKTV; translated from the coding sequence ATGGGACTGCTGCGGATCACCGGTGGGACCGTCTACGACCCGGCCAACGACATCGACGGAGAAGTGCGGGACGTCTGGATCGACAACGGCAAGGTCATCGAAGCTCCGACCGATGCCGAACGACGCCCCGACAAGACCGTCGACGCAACCGGCATGGTCGTGATGCCCGGCGGGGTCGACATGCATTGCCACATCGCCGGGCCCAAGGTGAACGCCGCCCGCAAGATGCGGCCCGAAGAGAAACGGGTCTCCGAACCAGTCCGTCGGGGTCCGTATACCCGGTCCGGCACGACCGGCAGCGTACCCAGCACGTTCGCAACCGGCTACCTGTACGCCGGGCTGGGCTATACCGCCGCCTTCGACGCGGCCGTCCCGCCCCTGGCCGCCCGCCATGTCCACGAGGAACTGCACGACACGCCCATCATCGACAAGGGCTTTTACGTCCTGATGGGGAACAACCACTACGTCATGCATCAGGTGGCAAAGAACGAGCCGGACCGCCTGCGGGCCTATGTCGCCTGGCTGCTCGGGGCTGCGAAAGGGTATGCCGTCAAACTGGTGAATCCCGGCGGCGTCGAAGTCTGGAAGACGACCGGCGGCAATGCCCGCACGATCGACGACTCGGTGACCCACTTCGACGTTTCACCCCGGCAGATCATCCGCGAAGTCGCCCGCACCGTCGACGAACTCAAGCTGCCGCACCGCACGCACATTCACTGCAACAATCTGGGGCTGCCCGGCAACTGGGTGACGACGAAGCAGACGATGGAATCGCTGGAAGGGCACCGGGGACACCTGACGCACATCCAGTTTCACAGCTACGGCGGCGATCCGGACGACCAGGACACGTTTCACTCGAAAGTTCCCGAACTGGTCGAGTACGTCAACACGCACGAAAACCTCACCGTCGACGTCGGGCAGGTGATGTTCGGCGAGACGACCTCGATGACCGGCGACGGGCCGCTCGGCTACTTCCTGCACCAGATCTTCCACCGCAAGTGGTTCAGCGCCGACACCGAGATGGAAGCCGGCTGCGGTATCGTTCCCGTCGAGTACAAGAACAAGTCGCTCGTGCATGCCCTGCAATGGGCAATCGGCCTCGAATGGTACCTGCTCGCTGCCGATCCGTGGCGGATCGCAATGAGCACCGACCATCCCAACGGCGGATCATTCCTGGCCTACCCGGAGATCATCGCGCTGCTGATGGATCGCGGCCGACGGCAGGACGTGCTGGCCCAGGTTCCCGCGGCCGTGAAGGAACGGTGCACGCTGGCCGACATCACTCGCGAGTACACACTGCGGGAGATCACGATCATCACGCGGGCGGCCCCGGCCCGCATGCTGGGACTGACGCAGAAGGGGCACCTCGGCCCCGGGGCGGATGGCGACGTGACGATTTACCAGCCGGAGGACGATATCCAGCGGATGTTCGAGCTGCCGCGGTACGTGATCCACGGCGGCGAGATCGTGGTGGACGACGGCCAGATCCAGCCGCACACCGACGGCCGCCTGCTGCACGTCGAGCCGAGCTACGATGAAGCCTGCCTGCCGGACATCCAGGAGTGGTTCGAGAAGAACTACAGCATCCAGTTCCGGAACTATCCGGTAGACATCAGCTACCTGCACGAGCATGAAGTGATTAAGACGGTTTAG
- a CDS encoding DUF1501 domain-containing protein gives MFRTVHEDVRVARHSVSRRRFLHTVSAGAALAGTLSFRDLMSLQAEELRRQGRSMILLWMAGGPSQLETFDPKPNHENGGETKAIPTSVPGIQIASGWEQTAKVMDDIALIRSMTNREGNHQRATYQMHTGYVPSGSVKHPSFAACVAKEIGDPESELPSVVSIGPTVGAGFLGVDYEPFVVNNPGSMPQNVAATVQDDRLNRRLGLMGRLEEDFADRGGRVVVDNHRQLYDKASKLVLSPQTKTFDFADEPQSLRDKYGDSQFGRGCLLARRLVEEGVTFVEVRSGGWDTHQDNFEQIGRLSSQVDPGMATLITDLKQRGMLEKTVVVWMGEFGRTPRINPRGGRDHYPRVFSVAMAGGGIRGGQVIGSSTEDGTAVEDRPVAVGDLFSSICKSLHVDPQAENISPLGRPMRIVDEGEVIDELFG, from the coding sequence ATGTTCCGCACTGTCCACGAAGACGTCCGCGTTGCCCGACATTCGGTCTCGCGTCGCCGCTTCCTTCACACCGTCTCGGCCGGGGCGGCACTGGCCGGCACTCTCAGCTTCCGGGATCTGATGAGCCTGCAGGCGGAAGAACTGCGGCGGCAGGGGCGATCGATGATCCTGCTCTGGATGGCGGGGGGGCCAAGCCAGCTCGAGACGTTCGATCCAAAGCCGAACCACGAGAACGGTGGCGAGACGAAGGCGATCCCCACATCGGTGCCGGGCATTCAGATCGCCTCCGGCTGGGAACAGACCGCGAAGGTGATGGACGACATCGCCCTGATCCGCTCGATGACGAACCGGGAGGGGAATCATCAGCGGGCAACGTATCAGATGCACACCGGCTATGTGCCGTCCGGCAGCGTCAAGCATCCCAGCTTTGCCGCCTGCGTTGCGAAGGAGATCGGCGATCCCGAGTCCGAGCTTCCCTCGGTCGTGTCGATCGGTCCGACGGTCGGTGCCGGCTTCCTGGGAGTCGATTACGAACCGTTCGTGGTGAACAATCCGGGCTCGATGCCGCAGAACGTCGCCGCGACCGTTCAGGACGACCGGCTGAATCGCCGACTCGGTCTGATGGGCCGGCTCGAGGAAGATTTCGCCGACCGTGGTGGTCGGGTGGTCGTCGACAATCATCGCCAGTTGTACGACAAAGCATCGAAGCTGGTGCTGAGTCCGCAGACAAAGACATTCGACTTTGCAGACGAACCACAGTCGCTTCGCGACAAGTACGGGGACAGCCAGTTCGGCCGCGGCTGCCTGCTGGCCCGCAGGCTCGTTGAAGAAGGGGTGACGTTCGTCGAAGTCCGCTCCGGCGGATGGGACACGCACCAGGACAACTTCGAGCAGATCGGGCGTCTCTCCAGCCAGGTCGACCCCGGCATGGCGACGCTCATCACCGACCTGAAGCAGCGCGGCATGCTTGAAAAGACCGTCGTCGTCTGGATGGGCGAGTTCGGTCGAACGCCCCGCATCAATCCCCGCGGCGGTCGCGATCACTACCCGCGCGTCTTCTCGGTGGCTATGGCGGGCGGCGGAATCCGCGGCGGCCAGGTGATCGGTTCCTCCACGGAGGATGGCACAGCCGTCGAAGATCGCCCCGTGGCGGTCGGCGACCTCTTCTCCTCGATCTGCAAGTCGCTGCACGTCGATCCGCAGGCTGAGAACATCAGCCCGCTTGGCCGGCCGATGCGCATCGTCGACGAAGGTGAGGTGATCGACGAACTGTTCGGGTGA
- a CDS encoding acetate/propionate family kinase, with translation MHILCLNAGSSSIKFAVYSGEGDDLARQLRGAIDGIGQEHGRAWLKDANGHTLDDTNGEFADHAAGIRVLLDQFRERVGHIDAVGHRVVHGGRELTQPTVVDDRVLAMLRDVAPFAPLHVPHQIAVIEAVRRQYAELPQVACFDTAFHRRMPELARRFPLPDEYWERGLEKYGFHGLSYEYITRRHPEAVAGRTIIAHLGNGASLAAVRDGEPIETTMGFTPTGGIMMSTRTGDFDPGVLLYLMRTENLAADDVDRLVNRRAGLLGVSGLSSDMQTLLEAERENDSARLAVELFCYHARRHFGALAAVLGGLDQIVFTAGIGEHASEIRRRICVKLGWLGVEFDEERNARHERVITRDGSRCRVHVIPTNEEWMIARHVGELVQA, from the coding sequence ATGCACATTCTCTGCCTCAATGCCGGGTCCTCGTCGATCAAGTTCGCCGTCTACAGCGGCGAGGGGGATGATCTCGCCCGGCAGCTGCGGGGAGCGATCGACGGGATCGGCCAGGAGCACGGCCGGGCGTGGTTGAAAGACGCCAACGGGCATACGCTCGACGACACGAACGGAGAGTTCGCCGACCATGCGGCCGGGATTCGCGTGCTGCTCGATCAGTTTCGAGAGCGGGTTGGCCACATCGACGCCGTTGGGCACCGGGTGGTGCATGGGGGACGGGAGCTGACGCAGCCGACGGTCGTTGATGATCGCGTGCTCGCAATGCTGCGGGACGTGGCTCCGTTCGCGCCGCTGCATGTGCCGCATCAGATCGCGGTCATCGAGGCGGTCCGACGGCAGTATGCCGAGCTTCCCCAGGTCGCCTGCTTCGACACGGCTTTTCATCGCCGGATGCCCGAGCTGGCTCGCCGGTTCCCGCTGCCGGACGAGTACTGGGAGCGGGGGCTTGAGAAATACGGCTTTCACGGGCTGTCGTACGAATACATCACGCGACGGCATCCGGAGGCGGTCGCCGGGCGAACGATCATCGCTCATCTGGGAAACGGGGCCAGCCTGGCAGCGGTGCGGGACGGCGAGCCGATCGAGACAACGATGGGCTTCACGCCGACCGGCGGCATCATGATGTCGACGCGAACGGGGGACTTTGACCCCGGCGTACTGCTGTACCTGATGCGGACGGAGAACCTCGCTGCCGACGATGTCGACCGGCTGGTGAACCGCCGTGCCGGGCTGCTGGGCGTCTCGGGGCTCAGCAGCGACATGCAGACGCTGCTCGAGGCGGAGAGGGAGAACGATTCGGCACGACTGGCGGTGGAGCTGTTCTGCTATCACGCCCGGAGGCACTTCGGGGCACTGGCGGCTGTGCTGGGGGGACTCGACCAGATCGTCTTCACAGCGGGGATCGGTGAGCATGCTTCCGAAATTCGCCGACGGATCTGCGTAAAACTGGGCTGGCTCGGTGTCGAGTTCGATGAGGAGCGAAACGCGAGGCACGAACGGGTAATTACCCGCGACGGTTCCCGCTGCCGGGTGCATGTGATCCCAACGAACGAAGAGTGGATGATCGCCCGGCACGTCGGGGAGCTGGTGCAGGCGTGA
- a CDS encoding nitroreductase family protein, translating to MAQLPDPLEHRKSDHPIEELFLRRWSPRAMTGETITEEELMRLFEAARWAPSTYNEQEWRFLYATRDSEHWQAFYDLLMEGNQSWCDQAAVLIVGLSHKFFSRNGKPNPVHTLDTGLATQNLLLQAAAMGLVAHGMAGFNRGPARSVLNVPEEYDVEVMIAIGRPGDPDDLPEQMREADLNPSGRKPVSEIARPGRFGF from the coding sequence ATGGCACAGCTTCCCGACCCACTCGAGCACCGCAAGTCCGATCATCCGATCGAAGAACTGTTCCTCCGTCGCTGGTCGCCGCGGGCGATGACGGGGGAAACGATCACCGAAGAGGAGCTGATGCGGCTGTTCGAGGCGGCCCGCTGGGCTCCGTCCACCTACAACGAGCAGGAATGGCGATTTCTGTACGCGACCCGCGACAGCGAGCACTGGCAGGCGTTCTACGATCTGCTGATGGAAGGGAATCAGTCGTGGTGCGATCAGGCGGCCGTGCTGATCGTCGGGCTCTCTCACAAGTTCTTCAGCCGCAACGGCAAGCCGAACCCGGTCCACACCCTCGATACCGGGCTGGCGACGCAGAACCTGCTGCTGCAGGCGGCCGCGATGGGACTGGTGGCACACGGGATGGCCGGCTTCAACCGGGGCCCGGCCCGCAGCGTGCTGAACGTCCCCGAGGAGTACGACGTCGAGGTGATGATCGCGATCGGCCGCCCTGGCGATCCGGATGATCTCCCCGAGCAGATGCGGGAGGCGGATCTGAACCCGAGTGGACGCAAGCCGGTTTCGGAGATCGCCCGCCCGGGGAGATTCGGGTTCTGA
- a CDS encoding DUF1549 domain-containing protein has protein sequence MMRHVHRFCWLGLMGLLLPPISQGAERIRSGDRSPSPASVSQQVDALILDTLEAESTQPAPLTSDEDFLRRVSLDLAGRIPSPREVTLFGLDPNPNKRAELIERLLESDEYASLWASYWSEVIFSRATDQRARLVERPFDEWMQEQLAANRPWDEIASELLTATGNVNENGRTALIFAHTGQPAELAAEVSRIFLGIQMQCANCHNHPTDSWTREQFHELAAYFPRIQVRRDPNGSQRDFVVSSFQGGNRRRQFNPEQIFRFADRNRDGMLTKAEVQRTPLGQRFDRLLEFGDKNKDGALSRDELKDLPQPANNQPGRGAAEYYMPDLENPAAQGTLMQPVLFVDGSRASRDADDLDRREALARSIASPRNEWFAKAFVNRIWAEMLGEGFFMPIDDLGPERAAEFPEVLDLLAKEFTRSGHDVKWLFRTIANTEAYQRELRTRNWADGSPAFASASPTRLRSDQIYSVLTDVLGVEQLAGARPNGRFAPGASPGDRARRAFAELFGFDPSTPQEDIIGNVPQALFLMNSPGLESLIDADRDTKLGRILRKYDDDQDAVTELYLLVLAREPSDRELTICREHIADVGNRSEAYEDLMWSLLNSSEFITKR, from the coding sequence ATGATGCGACACGTCCATCGATTCTGCTGGCTGGGTCTTATGGGGCTGTTGCTGCCGCCCATCAGTCAGGGTGCAGAACGAATCCGCAGCGGTGACCGGAGTCCCTCCCCCGCGTCAGTCAGTCAGCAGGTCGACGCCCTCATTCTCGACACTCTCGAAGCCGAGAGCACACAGCCGGCTCCATTGACGTCGGATGAAGACTTTCTCCGTCGTGTGAGCCTCGACCTGGCGGGGCGTATCCCCTCCCCCCGCGAGGTCACGTTGTTCGGGCTCGATCCCAATCCGAACAAGCGGGCGGAGCTGATCGAACGCCTGCTCGAATCGGACGAGTATGCCTCACTCTGGGCCTCGTACTGGAGCGAGGTGATCTTCAGTCGTGCAACCGATCAGCGGGCCCGGCTCGTCGAGCGTCCGTTCGACGAGTGGATGCAGGAACAGCTCGCCGCCAACCGTCCCTGGGACGAAATCGCTTCCGAACTGCTCACGGCAACCGGAAACGTCAACGAGAACGGACGGACGGCCCTCATCTTTGCTCACACCGGGCAGCCGGCCGAGTTGGCCGCCGAGGTCTCCCGCATCTTCCTCGGCATCCAGATGCAGTGCGCGAACTGCCACAACCATCCGACCGACTCATGGACGCGGGAGCAGTTTCACGAACTGGCCGCGTACTTTCCGCGGATTCAGGTGCGTCGCGATCCGAACGGTTCCCAGCGCGACTTCGTGGTCTCCTCGTTTCAGGGAGGCAATCGCCGTCGGCAGTTCAATCCCGAGCAGATCTTCCGTTTTGCCGACCGCAATCGGGACGGAATGTTGACGAAGGCGGAAGTCCAACGGACGCCTCTCGGCCAGCGCTTCGATCGCCTGCTCGAGTTCGGCGACAAGAACAAGGACGGAGCTCTCTCGCGAGACGAGCTGAAGGACCTGCCGCAGCCGGCCAACAATCAGCCCGGCCGTGGCGCTGCCGAGTACTATATGCCCGACCTGGAGAATCCCGCGGCTCAGGGAACGCTGATGCAGCCGGTGCTGTTCGTCGACGGATCGCGGGCCTCGCGTGATGCCGACGACCTGGACCGCCGCGAGGCCTTGGCCCGGTCGATCGCCAGCCCGCGAAACGAATGGTTCGCCAAGGCGTTCGTCAATCGGATCTGGGCGGAGATGCTCGGCGAAGGGTTCTTCATGCCGATTGACGATCTGGGTCCGGAACGTGCGGCTGAGTTTCCCGAAGTCCTTGATCTGCTGGCGAAAGAATTCACCCGCAGCGGCCACGACGTAAAGTGGCTGTTCCGCACCATCGCCAATACCGAGGCGTACCAGCGGGAACTGCGGACACGCAACTGGGCCGACGGATCACCGGCATTTGCCTCCGCTTCGCCGACGCGGCTGCGTTCGGACCAGATCTACAGTGTGCTGACGGATGTGCTCGGGGTCGAACAGCTTGCCGGTGCCCGACCAAACGGCCGTTTCGCCCCCGGTGCCAGCCCCGGCGACCGGGCCCGTCGAGCCTTCGCGGAGCTGTTTGGCTTCGATCCGTCGACGCCGCAGGAAGACATCATCGGCAATGTGCCGCAGGCGCTGTTCCTGATGAACTCGCCGGGACTGGAATCGCTGATCGACGCCGACCGGGATACGAAGCTGGGCCGGATTCTCCGCAAGTACGACGATGACCAGGATGCCGTCACCGAGCTGTACCTGCTCGTGCTGGCCCGCGAGCCGTCGGATCGCGAGCTGACCATCTGCCGGGAACACATTGCCGACGTCGGCAACCGTTCCGAAGCATACGAAGACCTCATGTGGAGCCTGCTGAACTCCAGCGAATTCATCACGAAGCGGTAA
- the cutA gene encoding divalent-cation tolerance protein CutA, with the protein MASAVIAYVTASNREEALTIGRAIVKERLAACANVFDGMTSVYHWQDEIEESGEAVLILKTRPDLAQPLIDRVKQLHSYDCPCVIIWPITAGNPEYLRWIESEAGPGPDVVV; encoded by the coding sequence ATGGCATCCGCCGTGATCGCATACGTCACCGCATCCAACCGCGAAGAAGCACTCACCATCGGTCGTGCGATCGTGAAGGAACGGCTGGCGGCCTGCGCGAATGTCTTCGACGGCATGACGTCCGTCTACCACTGGCAGGATGAGATCGAGGAATCGGGCGAAGCCGTGCTGATTCTCAAGACCCGGCCGGATCTCGCCCAACCACTGATTGACCGGGTCAAGCAGCTTCACAGCTACGACTGCCCCTGCGTCATCATCTGGCCGATCACGGCAGGCAACCCGGAATACCTGCGGTGGATCGAGTCCGAAGCCGGACCGGGACCGGACGTCGTCGTCTGA